In a single window of the Gossypium hirsutum isolate 1008001.06 chromosome D02, Gossypium_hirsutum_v2.1, whole genome shotgun sequence genome:
- the LOC107910015 gene encoding uncharacterized protein isoform X2 has product MALPLGKLSILVGAGIVGSILAKEGHMPNLSDFVSGAFKFAFRQLKHDDSTPSGNKPRNDYLMAQVNSLRQELQILASNGPVTIVTGHGSGSSKYRIIIVVVVVGYGYVWWKGWRLPDLMFATRRSLSDARDAIAKQLDSVYSSISATRRHLSSRIEGVDNHLNEIADIAATTQDEVSLLQDKSKMLNSNVHSVRYVVQTLESKINRIEGKQDMTNEGVNWLCDYAQTMEQNRPTDRIQAATASSSRPALEAPTRTPSRTGSLPPIVPVDLPAPDSNGTHMVKRSPRNAVSASGLKEVGMVLFSQERAVQQMPCCNRCDQVDNNLKHLDF; this is encoded by the exons ATGGCTCTCCCTCTTGGAAAGCTAAGTATCCTCGTCGGTGCAG GCATTGTTGGCTCAATTCTTGCAAAAGAAGGACACATGCCAAAtctttctgattttgtttctggTGCTTTCAAG TTTGCTTTTCGGCAACTTAAACATGATGATTCTACTCCATCAGGAAACAAGCCACGCAATGACTATTTGATGGCTCAG GTTAATAGCCTAAGGCAGGAACTTCAAATCTTAGCGTCAAACGGACCGGTTACTATTGTAACTGGACATGGATCAG GTAGCAGCAAATACAGAATAATAATTGTTGTTGTAGTAGTTGGATATGGCTATGTTTGGTGGAAG GGTTGGAGACTTCCTGATCTGATGTTTGCAACAAGACGTAGTTTATCTGATGCGCGTGATGCCATAGCAAAGCAGCTTGATAGTGTTTACTCATCAATCTCG gCTACCAGGCGACATTTGTCGTCAAGAATTGAGGGTGTCGATAACCATCTGAATGAAATTGCAGATATTGCTGCCACTACTCAAGACGAG GTTTCTCTGCTACAAGATAAATCAAAGATGCTCAACAGCAATGTTCATTCTGTTCGTTATGTTGTTCAAACTCTG GAAAGTAAGATCAACAGAATAGAAGGGAAGCAG GATATGACAAATGAAGGAGTAAACTGGTTGTGTGATTATGCCCAGACCATGGAACAGAATAGACCCACTGATCGTATTCAG GCTGCAACAGCTAGTTCCTCCAGGCCGGCTCTTGAAGCACCAACAAGAACACCATCAAGG ACAGGGTCTTTGCCTCCCATTGTACCAGTAGATTTGCCAGCTCCTGATTCAAATGGAACTCATATG GTAAAGAGATCTCCAAGAAATGCTGTCTCTGCCTCAGGCCTTAAGG AGGTGGGAATGGTTCTTTTCTCACAAGAACGTGCAGTGCAACAAATGCCGTGCTGCAACAGATGTGATCAAGTCGATAACAATCTTAAACATCTTGACTTTTAA
- the LOC107910015 gene encoding uncharacterized protein isoform X1 gives MALPLGKLSILVGAGIVGSILAKEGHMPNLSDFVSGAFKFAFRQLKHDDSTPSGNKPRNDYLMAQVNSLRQELQILASNGPVTIVTGHGSGSSKYRIIIVVVVVGYGYVWWKGWRLPDLMFATRRSLSDARDAIAKQLDSVYSSISATRRHLSSRIEGVDNHLNEIADIAATTQDEVSLLQDKSKMLNSNVHSVRYVVQTLESKINRIEGKQDMTNEGVNWLCDYAQTMEQNRPTDRIQAATASSSRPALEAPTRTPSRTGSLPPIVPVDLPAPDSNGTHMVKRSPRNAVSASGLKEVGESSSNDVGNGKATSEDKTNGSSSSSGFSGMMFSGGNGSFLTRTCSATNAVLQQM, from the exons ATGGCTCTCCCTCTTGGAAAGCTAAGTATCCTCGTCGGTGCAG GCATTGTTGGCTCAATTCTTGCAAAAGAAGGACACATGCCAAAtctttctgattttgtttctggTGCTTTCAAG TTTGCTTTTCGGCAACTTAAACATGATGATTCTACTCCATCAGGAAACAAGCCACGCAATGACTATTTGATGGCTCAG GTTAATAGCCTAAGGCAGGAACTTCAAATCTTAGCGTCAAACGGACCGGTTACTATTGTAACTGGACATGGATCAG GTAGCAGCAAATACAGAATAATAATTGTTGTTGTAGTAGTTGGATATGGCTATGTTTGGTGGAAG GGTTGGAGACTTCCTGATCTGATGTTTGCAACAAGACGTAGTTTATCTGATGCGCGTGATGCCATAGCAAAGCAGCTTGATAGTGTTTACTCATCAATCTCG gCTACCAGGCGACATTTGTCGTCAAGAATTGAGGGTGTCGATAACCATCTGAATGAAATTGCAGATATTGCTGCCACTACTCAAGACGAG GTTTCTCTGCTACAAGATAAATCAAAGATGCTCAACAGCAATGTTCATTCTGTTCGTTATGTTGTTCAAACTCTG GAAAGTAAGATCAACAGAATAGAAGGGAAGCAG GATATGACAAATGAAGGAGTAAACTGGTTGTGTGATTATGCCCAGACCATGGAACAGAATAGACCCACTGATCGTATTCAG GCTGCAACAGCTAGTTCCTCCAGGCCGGCTCTTGAAGCACCAACAAGAACACCATCAAGG ACAGGGTCTTTGCCTCCCATTGTACCAGTAGATTTGCCAGCTCCTGATTCAAATGGAACTCATATG GTAAAGAGATCTCCAAGAAATGCTGTCTCTGCCTCAGGCCTTAAG GAGGTAGGTGAATCAAGTAGCAATGATGTTGGTAATGGGAAAGCCACTTCAGAAGACAAAACTAATGGGTCTTCTTCAAGTTCCGGTTTCTCCGGGATGATGTTTTCAGGTGGGAATGGTTCTTTTCTCACAAGAACGTGCAGTGCAACAAATGCCGTGCTGCAACAGATGTGA
- the LOC107907935 gene encoding uncharacterized protein: MLLRSGRRTSEFPVNTTGQQAEYFNPQVEPNVAKEPNMANQTLKQLAAPNLAAQPPSITYPALDRPLKLNSGFLNMLPKFNGLPSEDLYSHINEFLITCSTMQPDGIEEEQIKLRAFPFSLQGLAKDWLYYMPPGSFTTWTGLHKAFLEKYFPASRIGSIKNEICGIKQLVGESLYECWERFKRLCASCPQHQISEQLLVQYFYEGLTPQDRGMIDAASGGALVDKTPAQARNLIANMAQNTQQFGLRRSDLGKRMDEGQSSMMEAQLANLTAMVSKLMTGGNAKASLCGICCLEGHTTDMCPTLQEGEANAVFPNQRRYDPYSATYNEGWRDHPNLRYQNRATPPGFEQQNSRQYNLSQQQPSHQNLSAETKTHACLNK, from the coding sequence ATGTTATTAAGGAGTGGACGACGAACATCTGAGTTTCCTGTTAACACCACCGGCCAGCAAGCCGAATATTTCAATCCTCAAGTTGAGCCTAACGTTGCAAAGGAACCCAACATGGCTAACCAGACCTTGAAGCAATTGGCCGCTCCTAACCTGGCTGCGCAACCACCATCTATCACTTATCCTGCCCTTGATAGGCCATTAAAACTTAATTCAGGATTCTTGAATATGTTGCCAAAATTCAATGGACTACCAAGTGAGGACCTTTACAGTCATATTAATGAATTTCTAATTACTTGTTCAACTATGCAGCCAGATGGCATTGAAGAGGAACAAATCAAGCTCCGAGCCTTCCCTTTCTCATTACAAGGTTTGGCGAAGGACTGGTTATATTACATGCCGCCAGGATCATTCACAACTTGGACAGGGTTACATAAGGCTTTCCTTGAAAAGTATTTTCCGGCATCAAGAATAGGGTCAATCAAGAATGAAATTTGTGGAATTAAGCAGTTGGTGGGTGAGTCATTATATGAGTGCTGGGAAAGGTTTAAACGACTATGTGCAAGTTGTCCACAGCATCAGATTAGTGAGCAGCTCTTAGTGCAATATTTTTATGAAGGGTTGACACCACAAGATCGAGGAATGATTGATGCAGCGAGTGGAGGTGCATTGGTTGATAAAACTCCGGCGCAAGCCCGAAATTTGATTGCTAATATGGCGCAGAATACTCAGCAATTCGGTCTCAGGAGGTCCGATTTGGGTAAACGAATGGATGAGGGCCAGTCGAGTATGATGGAGGCTCAGTTAGCTAACTTAACGGCTATGGTAAGTAAATTGATGACTGGAGGTAATGCGAAAGCTTCACTATGTGGCATTTGTTGTTTGGAAGGACATACCACAGATATGTGTCCGACATTACAGGAAGGGGAAGCTAATGCCGTCTTTCCAAATCAGAGAAGGTATGATCCATATTCAGCTACCTATAATGAGGGATGGAGAGACCACCCCAATCTCAGATACCAAAACCGTGCCACACCGCCGGGGTTTGAGCAGCAAAATTCTCGACAATATAATTTGTCACAGCAACAACCCAGCCATCAAAATCTTAGTGCTGAAACTAAGACCCATGCATGCTTGaacaaatga